The DNA segment TTCttatgaatgtttatttatgaACAGGGAAGTCCAGTGGCAGTATATAGTTTCACAGTTCAACAGAGCCAAGCAGACTCATTCTGACGGTGGCTACAAGCAAGTTCTGCACATGGCAGTGGTTCTGTTTATTCAGAGTTTTTACTTCTACGTCAGTCATGTTGAGGCAAACATTGCTGCTGGTAAGTTTAAAATTGTAAAGTTGAGTTTGGTATAAAGAGTTACCATAGGACAACACCTTCCTTCATATTCTTTCCTAATTTAAaaaccatgatttttttttttattcacagtGTTTCAGCCAGTTACCAATAAAAAGTGATCTATCAAATATTCATTTACTTCATGTATGCTGATTCAAAACTTGAAGTTTCTGGAATTGtacaattttaaagttttaaattgaaaatgaaaggaATAAAGATTCTAGTTGAATTTTTCTGTGAgcaaaagatttattaaaatagGTTAAGCATCGTGTTAGGTAAAGCAACAAAGGAGAATACATTAAAACAGGGGGGTTTGGTACTTTTTAGGAAATTCTTCAGGAGGGGCTACAACTCCAGTTGTCCTCATAGAAGGATTTCCACCTGACATGGAAGAACATGTACCACAGTGAGTCACATTCTCCAcagattagtttttttttttctctttacattttattttttgttttacctgtcATCAAAATTTCTGACAGCTAATGGAGTTAGGAGCTGATCATTATCTTTGGTCAGTATGGAAGGAGACAACATGGGAGATAGCATTGAAACCTTAGGAACTTTTTGTTCTAATATGTTCTTGACACATGGAGACCTGAGAGTCTTAGAAACTCAGTACAGGACCACTACTGGCCTATACAGTTAATACTGAAAGATTTTAACAATTGCTACCTGTGTTACACTGAATTGCTGATTAGATGATATGAAAATTTCATTTGACCAGCTTTAACaggcattttcatttttatttgcaacaTAATTtacatgcttatttttatttactggtttttttttgtttttttttttgtttttttaacaaatctaaGCCCAAgagtgaagaaacaaaagacagatgGTTCCAACCAGCCACCTATATATCCTTCATCAAGTATTAGCAATGCCCAAACACTAGTCTCCAATTTCACCATGGCCCTTAAGTGTTTTGAACTGCTGAACACCAGGGAGGAGCTTAGAAGAGGTAATAAAACTACAGATTCTTTCTATGAGGTAATCCTTTGGCATCAGACTAACTCAGGTAATGCCACTAGAGTAGAACCGAGTTGATTTCAGCATTTCATCACTTGTCTCTGTGAATACATAGATTCTTTCACAATGTATTTTTGCTGAACATGCAGCAGCCACAGTGGTTTTGTTCTGATTGTTCAttcaaaaagaagacaaattggAGAAGGGATGAAAATATTAGGTAATTCAGATTATTCTTTTACTAGAGTGTTAATTAtgcatctgtttttatttacattaattgCTTTATTACCTCTTTGGCTGCTGTAAATAGTTAATAAAGGTGAAGTAGTTGCTGGACATTTGGAAAAGGAAGTTTGTCATCTGGCATGGACATTTTGCCTAATTCACTATTCTTGCAGATTTCCTGTCATTGTATGGAAAGTGGAACAAAGAGACCTGGGCCTGGATCAGCAATCTTCAGATAGACATGGCTCTCTATCAGGTGAGACATTTGTTGGTAAAGGTGCAAAGAAACAAGTCATCCATAATTCTTATGCAGCCAGTTAAACATCCTCGGGTCTCAAAGATTTTCTGCTGTCTTGAATTTATTAAGAAGTGTTTATTTCCTAATTCTTAAAAGAATTTCATCAGTCTCATGCAGTggggattgtttattttttttctgttgtctgaTTCTTTTCTTGACAGGGAAATTTCCAGGATGCTATAGCCCAGATCCAGAACTTCTTAGACACAGCTTCAGGGAAGATGAAGGTGCAAAAGCTGCTGTTTCTCTTCCCTGTCACTACATaatcttatattttattattataaagtgtATTATCTTTCTCCTGTATTTTCCTGCTTGAGATTATTTAAGAACTTGTGAGAACATTtggcgattttttttaaagaaagtgaatCAAGAGCTATGTGCAGCAGTGTTAATAGTATAGCCATCATCATGACTTTGGAGATACTGGATAGGAAGATAAGGTTGCCTCTGCACACAATCAACAGGTAATTTGTGTAAACTGGCATTTCCATTGTCATTATACATATGTTTTACAGGTACGTTATGCCCTTCAGCGAGCATGTTGCCATTATTGCTTGAGGAACTATTCTGTAAGTACTAATATTGGTTTTTAAGCATAGTTTAATAGTTTTAACCAACCATCAGAATAATGGTGGACTTGTTCTATTATATTAAATGttctaaaatttaaatagaGCATgatcaattttattatttcttaattcTTCTGGATATTTTggatgttcttttctttataatgTTGTTCAGTATAGTGGGGCTTAAATAAAACCACTTCAGTTTAATCAATATGGAGATAACAACACATTTGAGCTttagctatgaagacatttgcatttGCAGGTGCAAACTATATAGGAAGAGTTAGATAAATCATGTCTGGATTGGACATTTTAATGATCTTAAAGAAGGTTTggaaagatttgtttattttgcaattGCAGAAGGCCTGTGAACTGGTTCTGGACCTTATCCAGACCATTCCTGAGAATGACAGTTTGGATTGTGAAGATGTAGAAAAACCTAACCCAACAGGATCTGGTCGACACTTGCTTATGTTGCAGTGTACAGAGAAGGAGATCTTGCCTTACTGTATTCAGCTTCTAGTTGCAAGCCTGAAGGTAGGCATATTTAAAACTGTTATCATCTAGCATGGGCCTTGCAATAGGCCATCTTTAACATCCATACTCAGACTGATCCATTCTTCTTCTAATTGGATGAAGTTACTGAGTGAATTGTCTTTTTTAGTATTTGTAATAATCCCTTCAACACCTCTTCATTGCTAATTCGACAATATTTATCTTTGGTAATAATCATTACCTTTGTCCTTTTGCTCATGTGCTTTAATGTTTGATGACATTTTCTCAACCATCATCAATCTTGTGACAAACACTGTCATCTTCCTGTCACCTATATTTGTGGAGTATTTGTTGTCATGTTCCTGCCTTTATCAGTCTTGTAATAGTGTCATTGTCCTGTCATCCATATTGTACTATTTGATACTGCCTTTTCATGCCTTAATCACTCCCATAATAATGACTGTCGTCCTTTTCGTTTACATTTGGCTAACAGGAAAGAATGTACTCAACACACTGTTCTGATGCAGTGCTTGCACACCTGATCATCTTGCTGCAGAATGACTGGCCTCAACAAGAATCTCTGTTTCTTAATGTTATCAAGCATATTCAGCGGCAGGGATCGTTCACATACAACATGTTCTTCTCATATGTTTTTGGTATCCTTTATTTAGACTTTAGAAGTGGTTCTGCTAATTTTACAGAAGCCTTGTTTTATCACTAATTATTATCGGTTCTGATTATGAACTAATTTGTTTTGAAGTTCTTTACTTACTGAGTAAAGGAAACAATGCTGTCTCTACTGGGGAAtctaataattttgttgatgtgtttatgGCAGAGAACAAATAGCTCTAACCATATTTTTGtacaattaacaaaaatcaTTGGAAGAAATTACATTCTTAAATGTTCCAAAGTTGTGTAACTTGACAGCTTAATCACAGTTTGTGATGAACAAGCAtaagtaaataactttttttctgggCATTTGCCAGTTTGTAAAAACAGTCTTAGTTGTTGGTAGCTGACTTTTGGTACAATAGTCAGTTCTTAACTCAGTCTAGTGGTTGACATACTGGAGGAGTTTGCTTTTCTGGACACAGCAGAAGGTGGTCGTATCAACCTGGACATACTGCCAACTAGCACCAAGACACTTGCGCAGTGAGTAGCTCTTAACTTCAGTAAAAAATAGTACAGtccttaaaaatattgtatatacAACTAGACATTGATAAAAACAGGTATTGTTTGTCTGTGACATCTATAGCTTGTCAGTATCTATCTTTGTGTGACAGGCAGCGAACAGTTACAAGGGGAGTAAACAAAGGGGTAAAAGAGGATTTCCGAGCAGCCCTTGAGAAACAAGTCGGGCGGCTACAGGAGCCTTGCCAGCGGATCATCAGAAAGTTTCTGAGAGAAGAGCGAACAGCTTTCTTGCAGAATATGTGACGCAGATGGGTGTGTTTGGTGTTCAGTCCCATGATTGAAGAAGTTGTCATATTACAACAGTTGTGTGTTGATTCTCTGAAGACTTTTCATAGACACTTCAAAGGTGAAGGTGTGCAGATACTGTCTGCATGAGCTATTGTGAGATTATTCAAGAGCTGAATGGAGGGTAAGACTTGTCACAGGAGAAGAAGAGACACAGGAGTACAAGACATTGACTGTGTACTACTGGTGTTTTTAGTAGTCTTGTGCATGTTTAGACTTGTCAGATGCTGGATGTGAAAATGCAAGTGTAAACAAAATGGCAGAGTGTTTTGGGTCTACTGAACCTGGGTTAATTACTGTGTAATTCTTAAGTGATGATGACAATTCAAGCCCATTATGTTACAGACAATCTTAGGATTAAGGATGGTGAAAGATCATCCACACTATCCGTGTGCATGTACATTTATGAATGGATTATTAGAGAAAtggtgtgagagtgtgtgtgtaaaaattaGGCCCAAAGTAATAAAAGACTAATACCAGTTTATCTCTCAATGTTGATTGAAAGATAAACGAAAGTCTCATAATTAGTGTGGGTGTGACAAATGGGAAGGACAAGTTTTCTTCAGTAATATGCTACTTCAGATTTGcatgaaaacatgaaacaaacCAAGTATGCACTGTAAAagacttatttatttcaacatattAACACCTAGTGCCATAGGCTTTGCCACTTTAGAATAAACATCCCATATTATTGCATCAACCCTTTGCATGATTTGTTTATATCTTGTGAAGGGGTCATCATGATTGTTTAGTGTGGGACGCATTAACAGCACTGCCAGCTCTTTCGAAGCATCTGAAAAGATTTGCATGAACTGAGATGACATTGATTTGTCCACCCCAAAATAAACAACTCCTTTTAGCGGACGCAGCTTAAATGCAGTTTTGCAGTCATAGACTTTTGAAAGAAGACAGCTTGTTTTCCTGCGGCATTGCTGTACATAATTCATGGTTAACAATGTCACAGATGCAGTTTCACAGGCCCCATTGATAACACATTGAGGCATAGAGATggaattttaaacaaaacaacataataaaaataaaacctgagTTTGTCTTAATATATTTCACTTAGCATTGTCTGAAAAATAGAATGTCTAGTCATTAATAATACAGGATGGGCCACTTAAAAAGTAGATCGCCTAATTCAAACTTATAGGAAGTGGGCCACTGTATTAATGGTTTCTTCGTGGACATGACACATTTGAAACGCAAACCTCAACATTTGATGTGTGTCTGGCTTATTCACATCAAGAATTAGGTCTGGCGGTCCTTGGCCTTCTAAACACAAACTTTCGTTTCCTGTTGTGTGAAGCCTCCGTCAACGACTCGCGGCGGTTGGAACGTAAGCTTTTCCCGGGCACCAGGCCGTTTCGACTGCGGAGTCTGGACGGAGGCCTTTTGGCTATAGTTGCCACTTGCTGGGGTTCGATCCCCATGCGTTCAAAGTCTTTAAGAAGACTAGCATTCAAGCTGGCGGCTGAGAGAGGGCGGAGATCATGGGGGCTTGCCGAAGCCTTGCCGCGGGAGTAAGTGGAGTTGGAAGACTTTGGCCGTCCCAGGAGAATGTTGTTGGCGTTGATGAGCTTCGCGTTGTGTCTCTGCTGGCAGGAGTGACACCCTAGAGACACAGGTCGTGGTGGAAGTGGCGGCGGGTTGTCACTTAAGTCCAAAATTCCACTTCCGCTTCTGGTCAGTCGCATCCTTTGCTCGTACTTGGTGTCCTGGCACGAGCCAGGGCACAACAGCTGAAAGCATCTGTCACACCGACCTCCACCAGAGACATTCAGATGCTTCTCTGGGCAGTCTCCAACGCACGCGGCCTGCAGGCACAGTCCACAACACCGTTTGTCTCGAACACGCGCGCTGGTCGCGCGGTTTTGACCCCCACCAGAAGATGACAACTGCCTCTTGTTCTGCTGTCGGAGTTTTCTTGCCTCCCACTCCTGTGTCACAAGCTGGTACTTCTCCAGTTCCACCAGACGATTCACCATCCCGACCACGTTCTGCGGCAAGCTAGCCACCAGACCTGGCGACACCTGCTCCCGCCAACTGACGCCATCTTTTGCACATAAACGAAGGTTGACATTTTCCAAGGAATCAGGTACAGGGGACTTGAATTCGTACGGCGGGAGTTCTACATTCCCCGCGTCAAAATCGAAACGCCGCATGTCCCTCTTGTCCTGCGGGATGTAAATGGCGTCGAGCTTTTCTGGCCGCAACTGAAAAATATTCTGCGCTGACGGTATCTGACGACGAGCATCGTCCAGGGAGGGTTCAAACCCTTCCGCATCGGAGTCGGAGCTATCTccttcgtcatcgtcgtcatctttCTTGTCAATGTCGCTGTCATTGCCCTGTGCTTCGCCGGAATCGCTCTCTACCCCGCTGGTCGTGCTGGCGTCGTCGCTGCCTCGCTGCTTGTCGCCTCTGGCCGAGCACTTCCGTTCTGCTCGAGTGATCACCCGGTCACCGTATGCTGCAGAGGAGGGTCGGAAGTCGTCGACTAGCAGTTGAGACAAAACGCGAGGGGTCAGCGTGTCGTGGTTACCCGGAGTCACGAATGGGGTGTCTGGTCTTGGCGAAGACGGCGGTCGAGGAAGACGACCCTCCAGTGGATTGTCAGAATGCGGGCTGCCATTCAAGGGGACAGAACATGGCCGTTGAGGTGCGCAGTTTGTTGTAGTCGTGCTGTGGACGTGTGCAGTTTTTGGCCTtcaaaacagagaaacaaaaaaatacaagcattaacaaacaaacaaaaaacaggttGACACGatatatataaaagaagaagaagaaagaaaaccgTGCAAAGCCTTCCAAAGAATTTAAACGAAATATCTGTTAATTCCAATCAATCCGAAACTATTCATTCGTCATATTCAGACCTTTCAGAATTTTTTCTTCGGAAGTgaattagaaaaatataaactgagACTTTTCTGTAGTCTTCGTTAATGGGAAGCAATGGCATGGTCTACTGCAGCGTACCTGGCGCTGACCGGACGACACCTGACGAGCGTCTGTTCTGGAACATCCAGGTGGCGCCACTGACGGGTCTGGAAAGGGAGACGACTTGCTTGTAACTCATCGTGAAGCTTTTGTATGCCAGGATTTGGCAAAGCTGCTGGAGTCAAACGGTACAATTTTTgctgcaaaacaaagaaataatacaagaaaattCGTTAATAAATTCCGCTTGAAGAGAACTTAAATGAAACCAAGTATAAATAAGGAATATTGCTAAGATCTTACAAGACGAAGTGTTAAGAATTCTTTGTCTTCACAGTGCTTTGTCTTGGCCCGCTGTCACAGAAAGGATAACCAGAATCGAAAGGACTGTGGTTCAGATCCTGTATTAGGTCACACGTACAAATTTCTCTTTAGAGCTTTACCTGTTCGCGAGGCTACCCGCCGaataatttctttgctttttttctgttcatcttCTCACCCCTCTGAAAAAATTCCTATCAAACCACTCAGCTACTTGGCCTTATTGTAAGATCATTCTATCCCAGTCCACTTCAAAATCTGATAACAGAACTCACTGTAAGTTTtcatctccctttttttttccactctaaCACTGAAGTGACGAAAACGCCAGGTCCATTGTTTACTTCTTCATCATCTAACGGTCATCAAACGCCATATCTGTGCCATTTCGACTCCGGTTTTTCGTCCGCTAAAAGacgtttttcttgtttatttcctGAAGCGTAATCACAGATCATTGTTCCTGACATTACATCCTTTCTCTGCCTGATAAAGTAATGCATGGTTCGTATTACAAGCTTGATATCAATAAGCTGCCTACTTTTTATGCCCTCGATCTTCATTCTCAACCTTGGTGTGAGTGAGAAAATCAGCCACAgcataaattttctgtaaagatTTACAGCAAAGAACATTTAGCCTAAAAGCTGCAGGGGTAGTAAAATGTAACTGGTTCACTGTATCTAGACCATGAGAGTTAGTTTTCTCTTTCTGCCACCTTTCACCTGGTGGCGGCAGGGAGAGTTTTCTAGTCAAGAACCAGCCTTAAACGACATATATCTCAAATTGTAAGTGAGAGCAAGTACTCAACACGTGCTTTTACTGATTTCGTACTTATATATTTCCTACATACCTAACGACCACTTGTATACGCCGTGGGCACTACACAATACTTGAGGGACATAAAACATAACTTTCAATGGTCCCTCTACCCCTACTTTGAACACAACCTCACCTCTGTCTAAGTGCCTAGCTTTCCCCCTCACTACAACCCCCAGGAGGAGAAACAATTTGCTCCCTGACGGGTGTCGACCACCAGCTCCCACACCAGCGAAGGTCTCTATGGTAACGACTGCTGCGGGTGGCTATCAACAGCCGAACACCGGCAACATGAACAATTTATGGACATGGTTCAGTCGCTATCTGATCCAGACTTCACTTCAAGCTCATTCAGGTGGACATCGTACAACATTGAAGTGAAGTCGATTACGGGTAGACATGAAAAGGGTTCGATATCAGGGTGCTTTACATTGATCGCCGGCTGGGACTGAATGTCATTGCAAGGAGTTTTTGTTAACACGGGTACACGTGGAATACCTCTTAGTGCCAATTACTAGCAGCACTTTCAAactgtgacagaaaaaaagggcagattacaaaacaaagaaaccaacAAACGTTGGGATACAAAGATAGAAGTAGGAGATGGAGAAAGCAGCTAAAGAGCTTGAAACATTGGAACCTCCCCCACAagaatctttctttctctgcctttctTGTACTTTTCCCTTTCCCACCTTTCTACAGTGCTTAGCACGAATTCTTTATAAGCCtgcttgcttctttctttccttttattctttcaccctTCATTGAGTTTCTCTACTTCCTTTTCATTGTCTGTTTGACACCTCCCTCCCACTTCACCGACAGGCTCGTGACGAGGTTGAATAAAATTCGACCACTTGAGGGAAGAAATATAGTCTTTACGTAGTCGAGAAAAAAGGATAATCAGTGGTTGAGCAAGAAACTCTGAACTGTAATGAGCTACACAATTCCAGACCTcgcaaaaagaaggaaacacatCATACGAGAATGGCAGTTGTAATTCTGTCTAAAATTCTGTTAAAATTCGTTAAATATTTATAACGCAGCACAAGCTGAAAATACATGCCTCGCACCTGTCTACCTTATCCCAGGATCAGTtggaataaagaataaaagaatacaaCACTAGTGAGCCTAATCAGTACTAAAACACCAGTTACCATCCaagttaaatgaaaatattctcaAGAACTCAAGAAACCTCAAGCCATCCATGGTTCTTTCAGCTGAAGCTTGGGATATCTGCCCTAATCTTCATACTGAAAGTACAACCTACACacttctgggatattttctgtgtatttcCTGTAAAGTGCTATTATTAGTAGTAGGAGAGAGAGCACCGAGAACGTTGTCCCCTTAATTAGGAACGACAATCAGAAGACTGTGTTGGTGAGTTACCTCTCACGGTGTTTCTATCTACATGtacttacttttcttttgcGTTTCCGAAACCTTTTTCTCGAAGCCATTTCGAAAGACAACATACACCGGCGACTGCTCAGCCTGAACTCATCGTTAGTATCATTCTTACGGCAAGCGGAGGTGAGGGTGAGGGCCAGGTGAACGCCAGGTAGACAACGTCAGGTAACCTCAGGTACCGCGCGTGTGACGTGGCTGTGAAGCTGCTCAGCAGGACAGACGGTGACGACACACACCCAGCTTTACCAGAAGGAGGCTGCCAAAGTGTGCGAAAATTCTTTCcacagtttatttgtttgttttc comes from the Pomacea canaliculata isolate SZHN2017 linkage group LG12, ASM307304v1, whole genome shotgun sequence genome and includes:
- the LOC112577316 gene encoding uncharacterized protein LOC112577316; amino-acid sequence: MSMTSQPAGSGLCCDRCDVTSRNGENSHSAGHSNGEPESKFYRLTKVEFRRLTEQVRDVSNDLKNKLRKSPVEQKLYRLTPAALPNPGIQKLHDELQASRLPFQTRQWRHLDVPEQTLVRCRPVSARPKTAHVHSTTTTNCAPQRPCSVPLNGSPHSDNPLEGRLPRPPSSPRPDTPFVTPGNHDTLTPRVLSQLLVDDFRPSSAAYGDRVITRAERKCSARGDKQRGSDDASTTSGVESDSGEAQGNDSDIDKKDDDDDEGDSSDSDAEGFEPSLDDARRQIPSAQNIFQLRPEKLDAIYIPQDKRDMRRFDFDAGNVELPPYEFKSPVPDSLENVNLRLCAKDGVSWREQVSPGLVASLPQNVVGMVNRLVELEKYQLVTQEWEARKLRQQNKRQLSSSGGGQNRATSARVRDKRCCGLCLQAACVGDCPEKHLNVSGGGRCDRCFQLLCPGSCQDTKYEQRMRLTRSGSGILDLSDNPPPLPPRPVSLGCHSCQQRHNAKLINANNILLGRPKSSNSTYSRGKASASPHDLRPLSAASLNASLLKDFERMGIEPQQVATIAKRPPSRLRSRNGLVPGKSLRSNRRESLTEASHNRKRKFVFRRPRTARPNS
- the LOC112576718 gene encoding integrator complex subunit 10-like isoform X2 codes for the protein MATAGMYDSLSDVDYLVMRARQYSKTDQYAAKAWLITAKSLFPTSFVIQFESYQVEKAGRNVNEAAKQLEEMFRNFPNERQLWEEVQNVLEALQTDSSDQRQTFLTEIFAAIPTHIQCQMLLSVADKISSTLEQCRLLLLAMKNFPNLVQEHGLKLVDLLIMEETKVPGLPAVNCYRKLLVCDVMPLLLNRGLKQKLPADVLYSWLRRAIEFYISYVTQPSIGDPSSSVGADLLSPTKASIKRLPPVAGLLERENQVIDPWGSLFNLLLLLGHCLDWEFEPDIFNKSREVQWQYIVSQFNRAKQTHSDGGYKQVLHMAVVLFIQSFYFYVSHVEANIAAGNSSGGATTPVVLIEGFPPDMEEHVPHPRVKKQKTDGSNQPPIYPSSSISNAQTLVSNFTMALKCFELLNTREELRRDFLSLYGKWNKETWAWISNLQIDMALYQGNFQDAIAQIQNFLDTASGKMKKACELVLDLIQTIPENDSLDCEDVEKPNPTGSGRHLLMLQCTEKEILPYCIQLLVASLKERMYSTHCSDAVLAHLIILLQNDWPQQESLFLNVIKHIQRQGSFTYNMFFSYVFVVDILEEFAFLDTAEGGRINLDILPTSTKTLAQQRTVTRGVNKGVKEDFRAALEKQVGRLQEPCQRIIRKFLREERTAFLQNM
- the LOC112576718 gene encoding integrator complex subunit 10-like isoform X1, whose amino-acid sequence is MATAGMYDSLSDVDYLVMRARQYSKTDQYAAKAWLITAKSLFPTSFVIQFESYQVEKAGRNVNEAAKQLEEMFRNFPNERQLWEEVQNVLEALQTDSSDQRQTFLTEIFAAIPTHIQCQMLLSVADKISSTLEQCRLLLLAMKNFPNLVQEHGLKLVDLLIMEETKVPGLPAVNCYRKLLVCDVMPLLLNRGLKQKLPADVLYSWLRRAIEFYISYVTQPSIGDPSSSVGADLLSPTKASIKRLPPVAGLLERENQVIDPWGSLFNLLLLLGHCLDWEFEPDIFNKSREVQWQYIVSQFNRAKQTHSDGGYKQVLHMAVVLFIQSFYFYVSHVEANIAAGNSSGGATTPVVLIEGFPPDMEEHVPHPRVKKQKTDGSNQPPIYPSSSISNAQTLVSNFTMALKCFELLNTREELRRDFLSLYGKWNKETWAWISNLQIDMALYQGNFQDAIAQIQNFLDTASGKMKVRYALQRACCHYCLRNYSKACELVLDLIQTIPENDSLDCEDVEKPNPTGSGRHLLMLQCTEKEILPYCIQLLVASLKERMYSTHCSDAVLAHLIILLQNDWPQQESLFLNVIKHIQRQGSFTYNMFFSYVFVVDILEEFAFLDTAEGGRINLDILPTSTKTLAQQRTVTRGVNKGVKEDFRAALEKQVGRLQEPCQRIIRKFLREERTAFLQNM
- the LOC112576718 gene encoding integrator complex subunit 10-like isoform X3, giving the protein MATAGMYDSLSDVDYLVMRARQYSKTDQYAAKAWLITAKSLFPTSFVIQFESYQVEKAGRNVNEAAKQLEEMFRNFPNERQLWEEVQNVLEALQTDSSDQRQTFLTEIFAAIPTHIQCQMLLSVADKISSTLEQCRLLLLAMKNFPNLVQEHGLKLVDLLIMEETKVPGLPAVNCYRKLLVCDVMPLLLNRGLKQKLPADVLYSWLRRAIEFYISYVTQPSIGDPSSSVGADLLSPTKASIKRLPPVAGLLERENQVIDPWGSLFNLLLLLGHCLDWEFEPDIFNKSREVQWQYIVSQFNRAKQTHSDGGYKQVLHMAVVLFIQSFYFYVSHVEANIAAGNSSGGATTPVVLIEGFPPDMEEHVPHPRVKKQKTDGSNQPPIYPSSSISNAQTLVSNFTMALKCFELLNTREELRRDFLSLYGKWNKETWAWISNLQIDMALYQGNFQDAIAQIQNFLDTASGKMKCTEKEILPYCIQLLVASLKERMYSTHCSDAVLAHLIILLQNDWPQQESLFLNVIKHIQRQGSFTYNMFFSYVFVVDILEEFAFLDTAEGGRINLDILPTSTKTLAQQRTVTRGVNKGVKEDFRAALEKQVGRLQEPCQRIIRKFLREERTAFLQNM